A genomic region of Magnolia sinica isolate HGM2019 chromosome 6, MsV1, whole genome shotgun sequence contains the following coding sequences:
- the LOC131249356 gene encoding uncharacterized protein LOC131249356 isoform X1 encodes MWRRRLSSLAATSVRHSYLSSTKPPATITSSLITHPPSLPATIQRLWWKADGMRVCSSISRGMMTGSSSVALLRLNDLRDNKGARQKKRRKGRGIGSGKGKTAGRGHKGQKARGTFKFGFEGGQTPLRRRLPKRGFKNPFSLTFQPVGLGKIAKLINAGKIDSSELITMKTLKDTSAIGKQIKDGVRLMGRGAELIKWPIHLEVSRVTVRAKEAVEAAGGSVRKVYYNKLGFRALLKPEWFEKKGRLLPKPARPPPKQRDKVDSIGRLPAPTKPIPFLPEEKDAPVKDQSAA; translated from the exons ATGTGGAGGAGGAGATTATCGTCTCTTGCAGCTACATCCGTCCGCCATTCCTATCTATCATCCACCAAACCTCCTGCTACAATCACTAGCAGCCTAATCACACACCCACCATCCCTTCCAGCCACGATCCAACGGCTCTGGTGGAAGGCAGATGGAATGAGGGTTTGCAGCAGCATCAGCAGGGGTATGATGACGGGATCGAGTAGCGTCGCATTGCTGCGGTTGAATGATCTTCGGGACAACAAAGGGGCGAggcagaagaagaggaggaaaggGAGAGGGATCGGTTCGGGGAAAGGGAAGACGGCAGGGAGAGGTCACAAGGGTCAGAAGGCGAGAGGGACCTTCAAGTTCGGATTCGAGGGAGGTCAGACCCCTCTTCGTCGTCGCCTCCCTAAGAGAGGCTTCAAGAACCCCTTCTCCCTCACCTTCCag CCAGTGGGGCTAGGAAAGATTGCAAAGCTTATAAATGCAGGCAAGATTGATTCATCAGAACTGATAACTATGAAAACCCTTAAG GATACGAGTGCCATAGGGAAGCAGATTAAAGATGGTGTCAGATTAATGGGCCGTGGTGCTGAACTTATCAAGTGGCCAATTCATCTCGAG GTATCTAGAGTAACAGTTAGAGCGAAGGAGGCTGTTGAAGCTGCTGGTGGTTCCGTTAGGAAAGTTTACTACAACAAGTTGGGCTTCCGTGCATTGCTCAAGCCTGAGTGGTTTGAGAAGAAGGGGCGGCTACTGCCGAAGCCAGCCAGGCCACCACCGAAGCAGCGGGATAAGGTGGATAGCATCGGCCGCCTACCTGCCCCAACTAAACCAATTCCATTTTTGCCAGAAGAAAAGGATGCTCCCGTAAAAGATCAGTCAGCTGCATAA
- the LOC131249356 gene encoding large ribosomal subunit protein uL15m isoform X2, whose amino-acid sequence MWRRRLSSLAATSVRHSYLSSTKPPATITSSLITHPPSLPATIQRLWWKADGMRVCSSISRGMMTGSSSVALLRLNDLRDNKGARQKKRRKGRGIGSGKGKTAGRGHKGQKARGTFKFGFEGGQTPLRRRLPKRGFKNPFSLTFQDTSAIGKQIKDGVRLMGRGAELIKWPIHLEVSRVTVRAKEAVEAAGGSVRKVYYNKLGFRALLKPEWFEKKGRLLPKPARPPPKQRDKVDSIGRLPAPTKPIPFLPEEKDAPVKDQSAA is encoded by the exons ATGTGGAGGAGGAGATTATCGTCTCTTGCAGCTACATCCGTCCGCCATTCCTATCTATCATCCACCAAACCTCCTGCTACAATCACTAGCAGCCTAATCACACACCCACCATCCCTTCCAGCCACGATCCAACGGCTCTGGTGGAAGGCAGATGGAATGAGGGTTTGCAGCAGCATCAGCAGGGGTATGATGACGGGATCGAGTAGCGTCGCATTGCTGCGGTTGAATGATCTTCGGGACAACAAAGGGGCGAggcagaagaagaggaggaaaggGAGAGGGATCGGTTCGGGGAAAGGGAAGACGGCAGGGAGAGGTCACAAGGGTCAGAAGGCGAGAGGGACCTTCAAGTTCGGATTCGAGGGAGGTCAGACCCCTCTTCGTCGTCGCCTCCCTAAGAGAGGCTTCAAGAACCCCTTCTCCCTCACCTTCCag GATACGAGTGCCATAGGGAAGCAGATTAAAGATGGTGTCAGATTAATGGGCCGTGGTGCTGAACTTATCAAGTGGCCAATTCATCTCGAG GTATCTAGAGTAACAGTTAGAGCGAAGGAGGCTGTTGAAGCTGCTGGTGGTTCCGTTAGGAAAGTTTACTACAACAAGTTGGGCTTCCGTGCATTGCTCAAGCCTGAGTGGTTTGAGAAGAAGGGGCGGCTACTGCCGAAGCCAGCCAGGCCACCACCGAAGCAGCGGGATAAGGTGGATAGCATCGGCCGCCTACCTGCCCCAACTAAACCAATTCCATTTTTGCCAGAAGAAAAGGATGCTCCCGTAAAAGATCAGTCAGCTGCATAA